Below is a genomic region from Strongyloides ratti genome assembly S_ratti_ED321, scaffold srae_chrx_scaffold0000004.
TATTTCCTGGACGTTGATCACAAAATGTAAGACATTTTGGTCCAGCAAGAGTTGTTGTAATACCATTTCTATAACAACAATCACGATGATCTTTACCTTCAGCAGCACAATATTGAATATCAGCAGCAGCTTGCATTGGACAACTATCAGTACGGAAATACATATTTTGAAGTGCTTGACGTGTATATGTTGCATATGTACATTTACCAATACATGAATCTGGAAGATTTCTTGCTTGACAACAAGCCATAAATCTTTGATCTggatttaatatttttctatcaccatcttcatcaatttttaatgttttagaTGATGCAACACGTGCACGAACTCTATAACATCCATATTGACCACATGCATATCCTGTACCACATCCTGAAGAACAAACAGGTGCTGGAGGTGGTACACCACAACCTCCACCACATACTCCAGATGAAAAACATGCTTCagatattgataaatataatacacttataagtaaaaaaacagtaaatgtataaaattttgacattttgtaaatttgaataatctaaaaaaaaaaattaaaatatttaattattaatttaacataaaatataactattaaaaataaatttaaaaaagtaaaaatgaatattatttttgaaatatgaCATCTATTTGGCAATAGATGCTCCTTTATATGGAGTCCAAATGATAATAATCTAGTCTTTGATACACTTCCAttcaaaaagatattaaaattagaggtggaatcaaaataaaaatgagaAAAGGATGAGTAATAAAAGGTAACCaaacaacttttttcttataatttttatagaaaatcaTGCAGCTTCtttctaataatttacttttaccttttttaaatatgctAAATAACTATTACtgagaaaaattttttaatttgaaggATGAATGAGtcataaaaaaagttataacaaattttgtATCTTAATGAACGTTATTTTTATGTAGATAGTAAAGGTTTTTGtattgtattttattataaaattaatatttattttaagatgtagtttaatatattaatcttttaattgaaggtgtataataaaaaaaaaatataatctttattcagaaagaagattttttgaattaaattgtatatgtagtttattttcttttatttaactgtaacaaaaaattagaatataatataacatattttaattaaaaagaaatgatatttaaattaatcttttaatatttagataaattttaatataaggAATTGAAagattattcaaaaaaaaatgcacttttttaaaaaagaggTAATTTTTCTTGATTCAATGAAATTCATGTTTTCAATACTTTAATAAACTggatattattataatataaatgatatttgtCACTTATCATAgtcaaataatataaatttttgttattgtatctattttatttaaaatgcattttgattatttttataattattatattcaaaacTAGATgccatttattttaattttgtttttgcATATAAAGTAAAGTctgagttttttttttgttaactgtttataaatataatatttttaaacgtATTAgcaagtattttttttaacaatcaTATTTGGGTAAATATTACTGGAacttacaaaaaaaaaattgtaaataattaaatgatataaaaaaaagtttattggCATATAAAACAACCAACATATTAATTATACCCGGTAAGAATAGTATGATCATTTTATGTTAGCTATAATTAACCACATAATCATTCTATGGTTCTTCTGAAAAGCCCTTAAGGTATATTATTGAATGACTCATAAAGTCATACATATAACTATAAATTGCTTAAATTGATCAATGTAGTAGTATTTCTCAGTTCACATATTCTTAAATAACATAACTATTTATGTCTGTTGAATAGTTTATTCTATTTTGTGATAAACGTCATTATAGAACCAgtttttagaataaaaatttattagcaTACTTTAGATtaataagtatatattttttagttcttttttttatacaatttcttttactttttattttaattttttaataaaattttgtaaattgttaaagataaataattttacataattgaatttttttttcaaaataaattttaattaattcaatattctttgaaaaattttttaaagtaaaatattttaaaaattttatttattatcatgaTATTATGGTACTTAATAATGactaaaaaagaataaaaaaattatacaatttaataagattttcaatctatttatttgaaattctCACACATAGTTTATATAtcaatcatttaaaaaaatatatatatccttaaaaagaattaacttaatacattgataaaataataaatagttgataattaattaaattgttaatgattgtattttaaattacgGAATTTTATGACaaaattaatcatttaaaatattcctGAACAGttggtattaaaaattgcATTCAATTTATTCacaaaacaaatttaaaaataatttaagataaaagtatacaattatttaatactAGAGATATGTAAAAAgataatcatttaaataaaaaatataacaaataatataatatttaacaagtaaatgtaatgaaaaatatgataaacttttattataattataaactatatatctttatttttgattatataacaagaaaacaaagaaaaatgattaaaaagtAAGTGAGAATATGTATTAGTGAATATAAATTAAGAAAGACAAATTAActcaattttattactagttacttttatatatcatttacaTCATAGCAGGGAGCATTTTTGAAGGTCCaagaaacaaaattaaaacaaatgtaactatatttgatattaacaacttatagaataaaaataaaaaataaaagttattgttttatgttaatttaatattcttttatttaaaaattcaattttatttcatgattaaatatttaataaacattttttttttagttataatgatttttatatattttcttatctttatatcatattaaattaatctattaaatttctaaacaaatatattttatctatcatttcaaatcttttattttaaaaataatattgtcttatttttggtaaattaatttaaatttaaactttgtaatattatacaattaaatGTGAATCATTGTAActttatacaaataattaaattaaaattaaattgccaatattaaatcaaaattttatatcattgtttcttttatatatatatatatgtaattcAGATATCCTTTAATGAGttcattaattatttgtCAACACATTTGTCCtcatattttgatttttgtCAGTAAAACCTTTATTACAATATACACTATTTTTAATGACTATGAcagattttaaaaagttattctttttaaattgcCGAATTTGATATGagtttaatataaaagagtATGATTACTTTTaagtattaatatattttctgtTTACATTTAACATCCtcaatttattattgtaacaataagatttatttaaatttataattatttccaaataatttattcaaattttatatcaagtataatcttatttttatttgtctttaaatttctattcttaataatatattactaatatatatatatattaaaattattataaatttattattatttatagatatataaatttttttttatttattaattatgattttaacaaaactaattatttctattataaataaaaatattaaaaaaatctttaaattatataatatatatattatttatataatatttttattaataatatttactattttactatttttttatttaatacaattgaatatattaatttattatataaaatcatcTAAAATTGATTTggataatatatttgatggaaattttaatacaaatgCAAACACCGATCGTGTATTggaacaattaaattttatacctaataaaagttttgaaagaacaatattattttatgatcATACAAATACAAACAATGGTAGTGGTCCTTTTTTTCAAAGCAATTGCCCTTACAAAAACTGTTTTATAACAAAttcaaaagattttttaaataaatcaaattatattatattcgCACCTGATGAAATAGATGATGTTACATTAACAAAGTTACATAATAAAAGGTTTATCAATCAAATATGggtattaaaattatttgaaaatccAGAAAATACAGAAAATTTgagtaaatttaataatttaatcaaTTATACATCTAGTTATCGTTGGGATTCCGATATTGTTGTTCCATATGGTAAATTTGTAACAAATAacaatgataaatatataaataaaaagaataaatatactaaaagatatatacaaaaaaaagaactaACAATTAAATTGAAGAATAAAGAGAATCGAATAGCTATGTTTGTATCAAATTgctttacaaaaaattttagactTAATTATACTTATCAAATAGGAAAATATTATCCAGTTGATATATATGGTAAATGTGGtgataaaacaattaatagaTCTGAtggttataaaatattaaaaaataaatataaatattatttagcATTTGAAAATGGAAATTGTAAAGAATATGTAactgaaaaattttttattaatgctTTACAAAATTATGTTATACCAATTGTTTTAGGACcatctaaaaaatattatgaaaatattgctccaaaaaattcatttattcatgttaatgattttaaaaatgctaAACAATTGTCATTGTAAGtttatatctatttaattaataattttattatttttagatatctTAAATTTTTGGATGACAATCCTTCTGAatatcttaaatattttgaatggATAAATGATggaaaatttattgatacaCAATTTTGGTGTAGATTATGTATTTTTGCTCAAAAtccaaagaaaaaaatttaccatgatattaataaatggtGGAAAGGAAAGAAGACTTGTGATAACGAAAAATCTCAATGGAAAacgtaaaaaattattatgctttcattttattgctttttataaactattctattttttttttatttaaaaatatatatttttatgtccCTGAAGTctctatttatttatttatttttttttagtaagtaaaatttctttttttttataaataaccaACATTTTGAATgactttaaatatatacattttaaagtAATGCAATTATACAATATcctaaataaaacaattagtATAAAgcattttatctaaaaatataaatttatatttttcttattttatatccattaaatgatgaataaacaaatataatcTTGTGTTAATACACTATTtactattataattatttttaaaattaatgttatataaaattaattataataaatttaaataataaatttttatgttttaaagattaacaaacttttaaacaattatttaatgaataaataatatgataaaacaGGAACTAGAAAactttctttaaataatagatATAAATTAACAGAATATTATCACTTGAATTGTCacattttacaatatttttaaaaattatatttaagaaattttaaaaaaaaaaattattttacttttactccaatatttttgatttaatttattttgaccaaatattcaatattaaatcttttataatattttaaaatattttctataacttaaatttagaaactttatttaatagttCCATTTTGAAGttaaattaactttaaatacattttattaagaGGAGCATcctaaaatttatattactgttaaaaactttttgaaaagatagataataaaatatactacaataaattaactttaacaaacaacaattatatttaatttctttgTAACTTCATTTGTTACTAGCTATATCTattatgaatttaaaaatcatatatattaagaatttttcaatatattacTAATACTTTTTcctcatatatatatatatatacatataatttttaactttatatctattatttatatatatatttatttgtaaaaaaataatgtttaacaTTGTCCCAAGGAACATCAAATTtaggaataaaaaaattgtcacattataaatatttttctttcttttaatatttaaattgtcTATGTTTATTGGAAAATTTGTAAAGttttcttattaatatattatttatatatttttttttatcttctattcttcaatttattaaaattttagaaaagaaaaaaataataaaattatgatttgaaaatatatttgaaggCTTAATAATTGTACAACCAGTCATTCTTTCATCGTGTTTTTAAcgtttttcaaaattttaaaggaaaaaaaagtatcGAATTACTTTTTTAGAGAATAACTATTGAAAAGCTTTAAAATTGTTACTTATTGAAAAtaacaaacaaaaatttaatatatttctattgtttaaaacaaattaattcaaataatatagttttatataaattttctaatatcataatatacatatatatatatatatataaatatatattttaatatttatattctatTCAAATtacaatgaaaaaattacaatttaaattttttttatatattttaatatggaAATTGATTGATATTTTATGCCAATATGATGATTACAAATATTGTTCTAATGAAACAGATATAATAGATCATTTATTAATGGATACATCGCAACATTATAATCGTCATCAATTACCATCATTTCCTGTAACTGTTAAAATTGAACTTTGGATTCAAGAAGTAACATCAGTTTCAGAAATGTCAGAAGATTTTGAAATAggtatgtaaaatttttaataatttatttatatatttaattatattttatagatttaTATGTTAATGAATATTGGGAAGATCCCGCTTTACAATATGATTATATGAGACCTTGTAAAGGAAATTTAACATTTGATTATAATATGTGGGATGAAATATGGATTCCAAATAcatgttttattaatacaaaaagTGCAGAAATTCATAGTTCTCCATTTcgaaatgtttttttaatggtATTCCCTAAtggtatgtttttttttaaaaaaaattacgaatacttaaaaaagtatagatttaaaaaaaaatatttttaaaaaaaatatgtactttaaatttaattttaacattcaaataattttcatttagtaaaataactttatttttaatttaggATCTCTTTGGTCAAATTGGAGAATTAAAAGTAGAGGACCATGTGAAGTAGACTTAAGACACTTTCCTCTTGATTCAATTTCTTGTTATTTAACTTTTGaatcatataattataatcaaAAAGAAGTTCATATGGTATGGCATCCAGAAGTCCCTGtttctttatcaaaaaatataacactTCCTGATTTTGATTTGGTTCATTTTAATCATGTCGCAATAACAAAACAATATGCGGCTGGGAATTGGGATGAATTGACGGTGTCTTTCATGTTTAGAAGACGATACGGGTGGTATTTACTACAAGGATATATTCCCACATACATGACAGTTTTTATTAGTTGGATTCCATTTTATTTAGGACCAAAAGCTATACCTGCAAGAACAATGATTGGTGTAAATGCATTATTAGCAATAACATTTCAATTTGGTAATGTTATTAGAAATTTACCTAGAGTTAATTATGTTAAAGCAATAGATGTTTGGATGTTATCAGGAATTGGTTTTGTATTTGCTTCACTTGTTGAATTAGCAATTGTTGGATATGTTACACgaaatgatgaaaaaatatgtaaaatgaataatgtaacaaagaaaaaaaaggtaaattttatatcatacaaaaaaattttaattttataattaataatttatagaaaaaaattacaaataaaatcaaTTGTGAACAATTAGATTTATTATCTAGAATACTATTTCCTGCtgtttttacattttttaatttaatatattggGGAGTTTACATGAAAGGACtgagaaataatttttaattaatccATATTATATAGGTGAATTTTGCAAATTATTCCTGTGCcttattacaaatttttttttttacataaattaattaacaataaaaataaattattattattttttatatagtaaattattcattaaaaaaaaatatttttacgaGCATgaaaaaacttaaaaaattaagatatatctttttactaaatttattaagataaaaacaaaaaaattgttcTTCTATCGTTGAAAAAGGTCTACAAAGTCGCTTGGGCACCAACCACTTCTTGATGTATCAAGATCACGACAAAATATCCATCCACGATTACCACCTTtcataaagaaatatttctttCCTGCTTCTAGTCCTAATTCAGCTCTTGATCGTGgtgaataatatattttagctACAACTAAATTTCCATACTCCcatgtattatatttaaaaattggtaTAGGTTGATTATCATAATCAGGTGCAGGAATTGGAATTCTATCTTGATACATATCTCTTTCAGCATATGATGTACTATGATGTTTTACATGTGTTTCTTTATGTATTGGTAGGTAAGATGATATATGATGATGTGAATGATGATGTTCTGTTGTTTCTTTctcaatatctttttttgattttgttGTTATTTTTGGGTTTATTGGTGAAGAATTTGTTTGCTTagattcttttatttttctttcaaaTTCCTCAACAACATCTTTTTgctttgaaatattattttcataatcatgagtaattttaatttctttctTTTCATTAACAATTGGAGTAGATTTAAAATCTTCAATAACTGTAGAATGACTTTTTAAAGAAGTTGAATCTTTAGTAAAAGGCATTTCAGGAAGTTCTTCATGATAAAGTTGACATAAAGTTGAATTTACATGTGAAGGTATACTTTCAGTATCAGTTGTATTTATTTCTTGAATATTAATAACGTTATTATTATGTTC
It encodes:
- a CDS encoding Glycoprotein 3-alpha-L-fucosyltransferase A, encoding MFVSNCFTKNFRLNYTYQIGKYYPVDIYGKCGDKTINRSDGYKILKNKYKYYLAFENGNCKEYVTEKFFINALQNYVIPIVLGPSKKYYENIAPKNSFIHVNDFKNAKQLSLYLKFLDDNPSEYLKYFEWINDGKFIDTQFWCRLCIFAQNPKKKIYHDINKWWKGKKTCDNEKSQWKT
- a CDS encoding Gamma-aminobutyric acid A receptor/Glycine receptor alpha family and Neurotransmitter-gated ion-channel transmembrane domain and Neurotransmitter-gated ion-channel family and Neurotransmitter-gated ion-channel ligand-binding domain-containing protein — encoded protein: MDTSQHYNRHQLPSFPVTVKIELWIQEVTSVSEMSEDFEIDLYVNEYWEDPALQYDYMRPCKGNLTFDYNMWDEIWIPNTCFINTKSAEIHSSPFRNVFLMVFPNGSLWSNWRIKSRGPCEVDLRHFPLDSISCYLTFESYNYNQKEVHMVWHPEVPVSLSKNITLPDFDLVHFNHVAITKQYAAGNWDELTVSFMFRRRYGWYLLQGYIPTYMTVFISWIPFYLGPKAIPARTMIGVNALLAITFQFGNVIRNLPRVNYVKAIDVWMLSGIGFVFASLVELAIVGYVTRNDEKICKMNNVTKKKKKKITNKINCEQLDLLSRILFPAVFTFFNLIYWGVYMKGLRNNF
- a CDS encoding SH3 domain-containing protein, which encodes MASHIKINNDPKYKIVKNIQQQLEEKFYPQLLSLTSAGEKWLKTIEEMNTATKGYLSTLNEFSKTSPDNCDDAKISSNQTKEIARNFDLVLKEYTESIECIKKFVSKLQAQSKREKGHIATMKETFDQQVKKKNALLKKKKITNDDVQEFLDASLEDHRNIARIRYEFVKRFNKEITVKQCEFYKNAIQLIDPSCTNTRHNTLSKEDKVAIKNESNKEDENLDKQLMDAAEEIKNIVQEEHNNNVINIQEINTTDTESIPSHVNSTLCQLYHEELPEMPFTKDSTSLKSHSTVIEDFKSTPIVNEKKEIKITHDYENNISKQKDVVEEFERKIKESKQTNSSPINPKITTKSKKDIEKETTEHHHSHHHISSYLPIHKETHVKHHSTSYAERDMYQDRIPIPAPDYDNQPIPIFKYNTWEYGNLVVAKIYYSPRSRAELGLEAGKKYFFMKGGNRGWIFCRDLDTSRSGWCPSDFVDLFQR